A single region of the Prochlorococcus marinus str. MIT 0917 genome encodes:
- the psbZ gene encoding photosystem II reaction center protein PsbZ, producing MNIEKFSSASTMLAINSIVANALLFSSLLLVIGVPVFYMTQTNPEDNRNPNIKKIEILAGVWFHLVLLQALVGEYITHQMSV from the coding sequence TTGAATATTGAGAAATTTTCTTCAGCTTCAACTATGCTGGCTATTAATTCAATCGTTGCGAACGCACTTTTATTTTCTTCATTGCTTTTGGTAATTGGTGTTCCTGTTTTTTACATGACCCAAACCAATCCTGAGGACAATAGAAATCCAAACATTAAAAAGATCGAGATCTTGGCAGGAGTTTGGTTCCATTTGGTATTACTTCAAGCCTTAGTTGGCGAGTACATAACTCATCAAATGAGCGTGTAA
- the mutS gene encoding DNA mismatch repair protein MutS, producing the protein MAASHNPIQGSLFAENDQSVINESEQLNTSQAHKEYPSNKQLKEDASARPRTKKPSTNENQTIDLDDFSDTELVEPKWFHHNLPNIDNLTPALRHYVELKIENPERVLLYRLGDFFECFFEDAITLSQLLEITLTSKDGGKKIGKVPMAGIPHHASDRYCTELIKKGLSIAICDQLEAAPSKGNKLIKRGITRLITPGTILEEGMLLAKQNNWLAAVLLDFNSDPECIHWSLAKLDVSTGEFLVQEGKQINNLRHELIKLKAAEVISEKKSISNLNRHEGFLEITEFNQTSFSKVEAKKTIENHYKLNDINGLGIHQDSLSIRTVGGLIDYLNKTHPNINDNCKNGIKTNICIDFPQIKNNHAGLIIDNQTRRNLEITSTQKNGKFHGSLLWAIDKTLTAMGGRCIRRWLEEPLTDFDSIQHRQKIIGLMVKSSTLRKKIRKILRPMGDLERLSGRAGAQQAGARDLVAIAEGIKRLPILKKYLINDPVFEETKYFESIINLDKDLIELAAKINNEIISNPPLILTEGGLIYDGVDPILDGLRNQLDDHNSWLKSQEKEERKNSNINNLKLQYHRSFGYFLAVSKAKSINVPDHWIRRQTLTNEERFITPDLKEREGKIFNIRARISQLEYELFCKIRILVGKKSQIIRKAAKAIACLDVLAGLAELAATNDYSQPTIVDSQDENESRILSIKDGRHPVVEQILVEKVFVPNNIELGSETDLIILSGPNASGKSCYLRQVGLLQIMAQIGSWIPAKSCTLGIADQLFTRVGAVDDLAAGQSTFMVEMIETAYILNQATKKSLVLLDEIGRGTSTFDGLSIAWSVSEFLAKKIKSRSIFATHYHELNQISEYLENVDNYQVLVEYNNNSLSFLHKVERGGANKSYGIEAARLAGVPKEVVNYAKQILNNLEKNSSKNIKITQPMKICK; encoded by the coding sequence ATGGCTGCCAGCCACAACCCTATACAAGGCAGTCTATTTGCGGAAAATGATCAAAGCGTTATCAATGAATCTGAACAACTCAATACTTCACAGGCACATAAAGAATATCCTTCAAACAAACAACTGAAAGAGGACGCCTCAGCAAGACCGCGTACAAAAAAGCCTTCTACAAATGAAAATCAAACCATTGATCTAGATGATTTTTCTGATACGGAACTTGTAGAACCCAAATGGTTCCATCACAACTTGCCAAACATTGATAATCTCACTCCCGCACTAAGACATTATGTCGAATTAAAAATAGAGAATCCTGAACGAGTTCTGCTTTATAGGCTCGGAGATTTCTTCGAATGTTTTTTTGAAGATGCAATAACACTTTCCCAGCTACTAGAAATCACACTCACCAGTAAAGATGGTGGTAAAAAAATTGGAAAAGTCCCGATGGCTGGGATACCTCACCATGCATCTGATCGCTATTGCACAGAACTAATTAAAAAAGGTTTATCAATTGCCATTTGTGATCAACTTGAAGCAGCTCCCTCAAAAGGTAACAAATTAATAAAAAGAGGTATTACTAGATTAATAACCCCTGGAACAATTCTAGAGGAGGGAATGCTACTTGCCAAACAAAATAATTGGCTGGCTGCGGTTCTACTGGATTTCAACTCTGACCCAGAATGTATTCACTGGTCTTTAGCAAAGTTAGATGTCAGCACAGGTGAATTTCTAGTTCAAGAAGGTAAACAAATAAATAATTTACGTCATGAATTAATCAAACTAAAAGCAGCTGAAGTTATATCAGAAAAAAAATCAATCTCAAACCTAAACCGGCATGAGGGATTTCTAGAAATAACGGAATTTAATCAAACATCATTTTCTAAAGTAGAAGCAAAGAAAACCATTGAAAACCATTACAAGCTAAATGATATTAATGGATTAGGTATTCATCAAGATTCTCTATCAATTAGAACAGTTGGAGGATTGATAGACTATTTAAATAAAACTCATCCAAATATTAATGATAACTGTAAAAATGGAATAAAGACTAATATATGTATTGATTTTCCTCAAATAAAAAATAATCACGCTGGACTTATTATAGATAATCAAACAAGAAGGAATTTAGAAATTACATCAACTCAAAAGAATGGAAAATTCCATGGCTCATTACTTTGGGCAATTGATAAAACATTAACAGCAATGGGTGGTAGATGTATTAGGCGATGGTTAGAAGAGCCTTTAACAGATTTTGATTCAATACAACATAGGCAAAAAATAATTGGATTAATGGTTAAATCATCGACTTTACGAAAAAAAATTAGAAAAATATTGAGACCCATGGGTGATTTAGAACGTCTCTCAGGAAGGGCGGGAGCCCAACAAGCAGGAGCACGTGATTTAGTTGCTATAGCTGAAGGTATTAAACGTTTACCTATACTTAAAAAGTATCTTATTAATGACCCAGTATTTGAAGAAACGAAATATTTCGAATCTATTATCAATTTAGATAAAGACTTAATAGAACTTGCTGCAAAAATAAATAATGAAATCATATCTAATCCTCCCCTTATTCTTACAGAAGGTGGTCTTATTTATGATGGTGTAGATCCCATTCTAGATGGACTTAGAAATCAACTTGATGATCATAATTCATGGTTAAAATCTCAAGAAAAAGAAGAAAGAAAAAACAGCAACATCAATAATTTAAAGCTTCAATATCACCGATCTTTTGGATATTTTTTAGCAGTAAGCAAAGCGAAATCTATCAATGTTCCAGATCACTGGATCAGAAGACAAACATTAACTAATGAAGAACGTTTTATCACACCAGACTTAAAAGAAAGAGAAGGTAAAATCTTTAATATAAGGGCACGAATATCACAACTTGAATATGAACTATTTTGTAAAATTAGAATTCTTGTTGGAAAGAAATCACAAATCATTAGGAAAGCCGCAAAAGCAATTGCTTGCTTAGATGTTCTAGCTGGTCTGGCAGAATTAGCAGCTACAAATGACTACAGTCAACCCACAATAGTTGATAGCCAAGATGAAAATGAGTCAAGAATATTATCTATTAAAGATGGTCGTCATCCTGTAGTTGAGCAAATTCTAGTTGAAAAAGTTTTCGTTCCCAACAATATAGAACTTGGCTCTGAGACTGATCTAATAATACTTTCAGGGCCAAATGCAAGTGGCAAAAGTTGTTACTTAAGACAAGTAGGTCTATTACAAATTATGGCTCAAATTGGCAGTTGGATTCCGGCTAAATCTTGCACTTTAGGAATTGCAGATCAACTTTTTACACGTGTTGGAGCAGTAGATGATCTTGCAGCAGGTCAATCAACTTTTATGGTTGAAATGATTGAAACAGCATACATTCTAAATCAGGCCACTAAAAAATCATTAGTTTTATTAGATGAAATTGGACGTGGAACTTCAACCTTTGATGGCTTATCCATTGCCTGGTCAGTGAGCGAATTTCTAGCAAAAAAAATAAAAAGTCGTTCAATCTTTGCAACTCACTATCACGAATTGAATCAAATTTCTGAATATCTTGAGAATGTAGACAATTACCAAGTTCTTGTTGAATATAACAATAATTCACTTTCATTTCTGCACAAAGTTGAAAGAGGAGGGGCAAATAAAAGTTATGGAATTGAAGCTGCTCGCCTTGCTGGAGTGCCCAAAGAAGTAGTCAATTATGCAAAACAAATTTTAAATAATCTTGAGAAAAATAGCTCAAAAAATATTAAAATCACCCAACCAATGAAAATCTGCAAATAA
- a CDS encoding GNAT family N-acetyltransferase, translating to MNDPILVKHARGAPGLRILGIGPCFTPLKGIEKLQNLFNENTSWAKKRSKNSIKQMLSKSDVVVTLWQKKEIIGFGRATSDETFRAVLWDVVVDKKYQNCGLGKKIVNSILSNSRVKNVEIVYLMTTYCEQFYNNIGFRNAEKIKLLSLKK from the coding sequence ATGAATGATCCGATACTAGTCAAACATGCAAGAGGAGCTCCTGGACTAAGAATTCTCGGAATAGGGCCATGCTTTACGCCTTTAAAAGGTATTGAAAAGCTTCAAAATCTATTTAATGAAAATACATCCTGGGCAAAGAAGAGAAGTAAAAATAGCATTAAACAAATGCTATCTAAAAGTGATGTTGTTGTGACCCTTTGGCAAAAAAAAGAAATTATAGGATTCGGAAGAGCAACAAGTGATGAAACTTTTAGAGCTGTTTTATGGGATGTAGTCGTAGATAAAAAATATCAGAATTGTGGCCTAGGAAAGAAAATAGTAAATTCTATTTTAAGCAATTCACGAGTAAAGAATGTTGAAATCGTGTATCTAATGACAACTTATTGTGAACAATTTTATAATAACATCGGATTCAGAAATGCAGAGAAAATCAAACTTTTGTCATTAAAAAAATAA
- the ribH gene encoding 6,7-dimethyl-8-ribityllumazine synthase, producing the protein MAVIEGTFEESSSLKVGIVIARFNDLITAKLLSGCMDCLSRHGIDVTESSNQIDIAWVPGAFELPIVSQELARKGKYDVLITLGAVIRGDTPHFDVVVAEASKGIASVSRETGLPIIFGVLTTDTMQQALERAGIKNNLGWSYALQALEMGSLMKAVS; encoded by the coding sequence ATGGCGGTTATAGAAGGTACCTTTGAAGAATCATCATCTTTAAAAGTAGGTATTGTAATAGCTAGATTTAATGATCTAATTACTGCAAAGCTATTAAGTGGGTGTATGGATTGTCTTTCTAGGCATGGAATTGATGTCACTGAGTCAAGTAATCAGATTGATATAGCTTGGGTTCCAGGTGCTTTTGAGTTGCCAATTGTTTCACAAGAACTTGCTCGCAAAGGTAAATATGATGTTTTAATTACTTTGGGAGCAGTTATTCGTGGTGATACTCCTCATTTTGATGTTGTTGTGGCTGAGGCAAGCAAGGGAATTGCTTCTGTTTCCAGAGAAACAGGATTGCCTATCATATTTGGAGTGTTAACAACAGATACTATGCAGCAAGCATTAGAAAGGGCAGGAATTAAGAATAATCTAGGGTGGAGTTACGCATTGCAAGCGTTAGAGATGGGCTCCTTAATGAAGGCTGTGAGTTAA